The following coding sequences are from one Thermostaphylospora chromogena window:
- a CDS encoding RNA polymerase sigma factor, protein MSGARHELEDLLRELAPQVLATLVRRYGAFDTCEDAVQEALLAAALQWREAGVPDNPRGWLVTVASRKLVDLVRSETARRRREDAVALATPPSALVAHAADAVPVSERDDSLALLFLCCHPSLSVPSQIALTLRAVGGLTTAQIAAAFLVPEATMAQRISRAKQAIKAAGAIMAPPQGPEYAERLAAVRHVLYLIFNEGYTATCGTELTAPELSTEAIRLTRLLHHLVPEDAETAGLLALMLLTDARRPARTGPHGELVPLAEQDRSLWDRRLIAEGVDLISRTLPRGQVGPYQLQAAIAAVHDEAEHTDATDWPQILALYDLLERYGPNPMISLNRAVAVAMVHGPAAGLDLLAELESDKRMARHHRLLATRAYLLEMLGEHEDAVHAYREAARRTTSAPERRYLTQRARRLENPA, encoded by the coding sequence GTGAGCGGTGCGCGCCACGAGCTCGAGGACCTGCTGCGCGAGCTGGCGCCGCAGGTCCTCGCCACGCTCGTCCGCCGCTACGGCGCCTTCGACACGTGTGAGGACGCCGTCCAGGAGGCGCTGCTGGCCGCGGCGCTGCAGTGGCGGGAGGCGGGGGTGCCGGACAACCCGCGAGGCTGGCTGGTGACCGTCGCCTCCCGCAAGCTGGTCGACCTGGTGCGCAGTGAGACGGCACGCCGCCGCCGTGAGGACGCCGTCGCACTGGCCACCCCGCCGTCCGCGCTGGTGGCCCATGCCGCCGACGCCGTGCCCGTCTCGGAACGGGACGACTCCCTGGCTCTGCTGTTCCTGTGCTGCCATCCCTCGCTGTCCGTGCCGAGCCAGATCGCGCTCACCCTGCGTGCCGTCGGCGGCCTGACCACCGCGCAGATCGCCGCGGCCTTCCTGGTCCCCGAGGCGACGATGGCCCAGCGCATCAGCCGGGCCAAGCAGGCCATCAAGGCGGCCGGCGCCATCATGGCGCCGCCGCAGGGCCCGGAGTACGCCGAACGGCTGGCCGCGGTCCGGCACGTGCTCTACCTGATCTTCAACGAGGGCTACACCGCCACCTGCGGCACCGAACTGACCGCGCCGGAACTGTCCACCGAGGCGATCCGGCTCACCCGGCTGCTGCACCACCTGGTGCCCGAGGACGCCGAGACCGCGGGGCTGCTCGCCCTGATGCTGCTGACCGACGCGCGCCGACCGGCCCGCACCGGCCCGCACGGTGAGCTGGTGCCCCTGGCGGAGCAGGACCGCAGCCTGTGGGACCGCCGGCTCATCGCCGAAGGCGTGGACCTGATCAGCCGTACCCTGCCCCGCGGGCAGGTCGGCCCCTACCAGCTTCAGGCGGCCATCGCCGCCGTGCACGACGAGGCCGAGCACACCGACGCCACCGACTGGCCGCAGATCCTCGCCCTGTACGACCTTCTGGAGCGGTACGGGCCGAACCCGATGATCAGCCTCAACCGGGCCGTGGCGGTCGCCATGGTCCACGGCCCGGCCGCCGGTCTCGACCTGCTGGCGGAACTGGAGAGCGACAAGCGCATGGCGCGCCACCACCGGCTGCTCGCCACCCGCGCCTACCTGCTGGAGATGCTCGGCGAGCACGAGGACGCCGTGCACGCCTACCGCGAGGCCGCCCGGCGTACCACCAGCGCTCCCGAGCGCCGCTACCTCACGCAACGCGCCCGCCGCCTGGAGAACCCGGCGTGA
- a CDS encoding YciI family protein, translating into MKYIAMIYGNQAKWDSFSPEEWSEVVAKQAAFNAKYRETGELLGAYGLADAEAAQLVRRKDGVPVVTDGPYLETKEYIGSLYLLDCESLERAQQIVAEMPLADTDPIELWPVLHESAADM; encoded by the coding sequence ATGAAGTACATCGCGATGATCTACGGCAACCAGGCCAAGTGGGACTCCTTCTCGCCCGAGGAGTGGTCGGAGGTGGTCGCCAAGCAGGCGGCGTTCAACGCCAAGTACCGGGAGACCGGCGAGCTCCTGGGCGCCTACGGCCTGGCCGACGCCGAAGCCGCCCAGCTGGTGCGCCGCAAGGACGGGGTCCCGGTGGTCACCGACGGGCCGTACCTGGAGACCAAGGAGTACATCGGCAGCCTCTACCTGCTGGACTGCGAAAGCCTGGAGCGGGCGCAGCAGATCGTGGCGGAGATGCCGCTCGCCGACACGGACCCGATCGAGCTGTGGCCGGTGCTGCACGAGTCCGCGGCGGACATGTGA
- the cas2 gene encoding CRISPR-associated endonuclease Cas2 has translation MQLLLTYDVSTIDPEGRRRLRQMAKLCEGYGHRVQKSVFEITCTDAELLTLLDGANRIIDPGEDSVRIYRLPANGFTALYRIGNAKPVPHHDPLIM, from the coding sequence ATGCAGCTCTTGCTCACCTACGATGTCAGCACCATCGATCCGGAAGGACGGCGTCGCCTCAGGCAGATGGCCAAGCTGTGCGAGGGTTACGGACACCGTGTACAGAAGTCGGTGTTTGAGATCACTTGCACCGATGCCGAACTCCTTACGCTCTTGGACGGTGCCAATCGCATCATCGACCCAGGCGAAGACTCGGTACGTATCTATCGCCTCCCCGCAAACGGCTTCACGGCTCTATACCGCATTGGTAACGCCAAGCCCGTACCCCATCATGATCCACTCATCATGTGA
- the cas1c gene encoding type I-C CRISPR-associated endonuclease Cas1c — protein sequence MTELLNTLYVQTQGASLHLDHDSLKVVIPEAPKRTLPLRRLDGIVVYGHVTVSGELLTRCADDGRPVVWMSLSGRFLGRVDGPTRGNVLLRHAQHLAHADPKIRLSIARACVAGKLQNCRQVLLRAARDATTDTQTALRALVEDLEGLLERIPDTADLEELLGWEGHAAQLYFQGLALMLRADPDIPAFTNRNRRPPTDPVNALLSFLYSLTRTLVHGAAEQVGLDPYLGFLHGLRPGKPALALDLMEEFRPIYADRLALNLLNRKQLRAEHFETLPGGAVQLTQEGRHLLLTEWQGWKNKEWLHKLLGRKVPASLLPVVQARLLARHLRGELPTYVPWTVA from the coding sequence ATGACTGAGCTTCTCAATACCCTGTACGTCCAAACCCAGGGGGCCAGTCTTCATCTGGACCATGACAGCCTTAAGGTCGTCATTCCTGAAGCCCCCAAACGCACCCTGCCCTTACGCCGCTTAGATGGGATCGTCGTCTACGGCCACGTAACAGTTTCCGGAGAACTCCTCACTCGCTGCGCGGACGACGGCCGCCCAGTGGTCTGGATGAGCTTGTCCGGGCGCTTTCTCGGCCGCGTGGACGGTCCCACGCGTGGCAATGTCCTGCTCCGCCACGCGCAGCATCTAGCGCATGCCGACCCGAAGATTCGCTTGTCGATCGCACGCGCATGTGTCGCCGGCAAACTCCAGAACTGCCGCCAAGTTCTACTGCGTGCGGCGCGCGACGCCACCACGGACACACAGACCGCTCTCCGGGCCCTCGTCGAAGACCTGGAAGGTCTTCTCGAACGCATACCGGACACGGCAGATCTGGAAGAACTCCTGGGTTGGGAGGGGCATGCCGCTCAGCTGTACTTTCAAGGCCTGGCCCTGATGTTGCGCGCAGACCCGGATATCCCTGCATTCACCAACCGTAATCGCCGTCCGCCGACCGACCCTGTCAACGCCCTGCTGTCGTTCCTCTACAGCCTGACCCGAACCCTCGTCCACGGTGCCGCCGAACAGGTGGGCTTAGACCCATATCTCGGTTTCCTTCATGGCCTGCGTCCCGGCAAACCCGCCCTCGCTTTGGACCTAATGGAGGAATTCCGTCCCATCTATGCTGATCGGCTCGCTCTCAACCTGCTTAACCGCAAGCAGTTGCGCGCCGAGCACTTCGAGACCCTCCCAGGCGGGGCGGTTCAACTCACCCAGGAGGGTCGGCACCTCCTTCTCACCGAGTGGCAGGGCTGGAAGAACAAGGAATGGCTGCACAAACTTCTAGGTCGCAAAGTACCTGCATCCCTACTGCCCGTAGTACAAGCGCGTCTGCTGGCCCGACATCTACGTGGTGAACTGCCCACCTATGTTCCATGGACGGTCGCCTAA
- the cas4 gene encoding CRISPR-associated protein Cas4 produces MNPAPTRITFRGDSRVQVSLSALEHHAYCPRQAGLILLEDGYVDDAATVRGTLMHQRVHEPGNETRGAIRTLRALPVWHDHLGLVGVCDVVELHRDGRIVPVEHKSGGYLPGGPADVQVAGQAMCLEAMFGRPVPTGIVYSGADRHRHAVTIDDALRRRVVELADAVRKTLAEMLLPAAPADQRCRRCSMRDMCMPRLMARTKAFAQAASSLFHPQPEADWDD; encoded by the coding sequence ATGAATCCCGCCCCAACACGGATCACCTTCCGTGGTGACTCGCGCGTTCAGGTTTCCCTGTCGGCGTTGGAGCACCATGCCTACTGTCCGCGACAAGCGGGTTTGATCCTGCTGGAAGACGGATACGTCGACGATGCAGCCACCGTCCGTGGCACGCTCATGCACCAGCGTGTGCATGAGCCGGGCAACGAAACGCGCGGTGCTATCCGCACACTCCGCGCCCTGCCTGTCTGGCACGACCACCTTGGCCTGGTCGGCGTATGTGATGTCGTCGAGCTGCATCGTGACGGCCGGATCGTTCCCGTGGAACACAAATCCGGCGGCTATCTTCCGGGGGGACCGGCTGATGTACAGGTAGCTGGCCAGGCAATGTGCCTGGAGGCGATGTTCGGCAGGCCGGTCCCCACCGGGATCGTCTACTCCGGTGCCGATCGGCATCGACATGCGGTGACTATCGATGACGCCCTGCGTCGGCGTGTTGTAGAGCTGGCGGATGCTGTCAGAAAGACCCTTGCCGAGATGCTCCTGCCTGCGGCACCCGCTGATCAGCGCTGCCGACGATGTTCGATGCGCGACATGTGTATGCCTCGCCTGATGGCGCGTACCAAGGCCTTCGCCCAGGCGGCTTCCTCCCTGTTCCACCCTCAGCCAGAAGCGGACTGGGATGACTGA
- the cas7c gene encoding type I-C CRISPR-associated protein Cas7/Csd2 produces the protein MTIHLDPARKHDFAFLFDVRDGNPNGDPDAGGMPRTDPETGQGLVTDVAIKRKIRNMVALMQEGVAGYDIYVESGVALNAQHERAYAALDLDPKQRRKSEAEAQQWMCQTFFDVRMFGAVMTTGNKPCGRVQGPLQLTFSRSISPVLPQEHGITRMTQTRQEDIDKGESTEMGSKHLVPYGLYLGYGHFSAPLARRTGVQSQDLEVFWRALTLMFDHDRASSRGEMALRGLYVFSHDDAFGRAPVHQLFERIQVELKPDVLAPRSFNDYVVSIDNDLPDGVTLTRLVG, from the coding sequence ATGACCATTCACCTTGACCCCGCACGCAAGCACGACTTCGCGTTCCTCTTCGACGTGCGTGACGGCAACCCCAACGGCGACCCCGACGCCGGCGGTATGCCCCGCACCGACCCCGAGACCGGACAAGGGCTGGTCACCGACGTCGCCATCAAGCGCAAGATCCGCAACATGGTTGCGCTCATGCAGGAAGGCGTGGCCGGTTACGACATCTACGTCGAAAGCGGTGTCGCCCTCAACGCTCAGCACGAGCGCGCCTACGCCGCTCTCGACCTCGACCCCAAGCAGCGACGTAAGTCCGAGGCCGAAGCCCAGCAGTGGATGTGCCAGACCTTCTTCGACGTCCGCATGTTCGGCGCGGTGATGACCACCGGCAACAAGCCCTGCGGACGCGTACAGGGGCCGTTGCAGCTGACCTTCTCCCGATCCATCAGCCCGGTGCTGCCACAGGAGCACGGCATCACCCGCATGACACAGACGCGCCAGGAGGACATCGACAAGGGTGAGTCTACGGAGATGGGGAGCAAGCACCTCGTCCCCTACGGGCTCTATCTGGGATACGGCCACTTCAGCGCCCCGCTGGCACGCCGTACCGGCGTGCAAAGTCAGGATCTGGAGGTCTTCTGGCGAGCGTTAACGCTGATGTTCGACCACGACCGTGCCTCTAGCCGCGGGGAGATGGCCCTGAGGGGACTATACGTTTTCAGTCACGACGATGCCTTCGGGCGTGCGCCCGTCCACCAGCTCTTCGAACGCATCCAAGTTGAGCTGAAACCTGACGTACTCGCTCCACGTTCCTTCAACGACTACGTCGTCTCCATTGACAACGACCTGCCCGACGGAGTCACCCTCACCCGTCTAGTCGGATGA